The Flavobacterium faecale genomic sequence CCCAAAATTCATGCGGTACATTTTCGGGGAAAACAATTACTTCGCCTACACCAACTTCTACAAATTGTTCTTTGCCATCAATGATCGTTTTAATTTTGACCTTACCCGACATGATGTAGGTAATTTGCTCGTTTGGGTGTTTGTGCCACGCAATATGAGCACCTTTTTCGAGATTAAAAATGGTCATTTGACCTTTTTCACCATGAAACCATTTGCGTTTGATTCCTTCCCCGATAGTTTCCGATTCCATTTCATCAAAATTGAAGTGCTGCACTTTTGAAGTTGCAACAGAATCTATGGTGTTTACTTGTGCCGCTGTGTTTTGAACGCTAAATGCGCTGATCAAAACAGCAGTTGCGATCGCTATTTTTACTTTCATTATTTTGTATTAGTTGTTAAAACCTTCTAGAACAATTTTACCTTTTGCTTTTCCTGTTTCCAAGAAGGCATGCGCTTTACGTAAGTTTTCGGCGTTGATGCTTCCGAAATTCTCACCTAAGGTTGTTTTAATAGTTCCGTTGTCAATCAAAGTGGCTATTTCGTTCAAGATATTGTGTTGACTAATCATGTCTTCTGTTTGAAACATCGAACGCGTAAACATAAATTCCCAGTGCGTAGAAACCGATTTTGCTTTGAAAGGCATGATGTTGAACGATTTTGGATCATCAATAAAACCAAATTTTCCTTGTGGTTTGATCACTTTTACAATCTCTTCCGCATGTTGTTCGGTAGCATTTAAGCTTACAATATAATCTGGAGCAGCAAGCTTGTATTTTTCGAATTCTTCGCTCAATTTATTTCGGTGGTTGATTACGGTGTCTGCACCCAATTCTTTCAGCCAATCTGTTGTTTCTTCGCGTGAAGCGGTTCCGACAATTTTTAGTTTTGTCAATTTCTTAGCTAATTGAACTAAAATTGATCCCACACCACCAGCAGCACCAATAACCAAAATTGATTTGTTAGCATCATCTTTGGCTACTTCTAATCTGTCAAACAACATTTCGTAAGCGGTAAGAGAGGTCAATGGCAAAGCAGCAGCTTCGGCATACGATAAACTTGTTGGTTTTTTACCCACAATGCGCTCGTCTACCACTTGATATTCGGCATAACTTCCTTGGCGTGTGATATCACCTGCGTACATTACTTCGTCTCCAACTTGGAACAAAGTCACGTTTTCACCCACTTCTTTCACGATTCCGGTAGCATCCCAACCAATGATTTTCCAGTTGTCGCCATCAGCAGGCATATTGGCACGTACTTTATAATCAGCAGGATTTACGGAGATGGCCTTGATTTCGACAAGAATATCTCTTCCAGTTGCTTTAGGCGTTTCTACGGTTACGTCCTGTAGTGATTTTACATTTTCTACAGGTAAATTTTCTTTATATCCAATTGCTTTCATTTTCGTATTTTTTATAAATTATATTACAGTGATAATTTCACTTTGTGGTAATCTAGATTTTGGTGTTTTTTCTGTTGAATTAAAATCAGATGCGGTTCTGTAGCCAATTGAAACAGCCACTAAAGAGGTGAATCCTTTTGCTCTTAATCCGAATTCTTCATCTAAAGCTTTTATATCAATACCTTCCATTGGCGTTGCATCGATACCTAAAGTGGCAACTCCTAACAAAAAGTTACCAATGTTAAGGTATACTTGCTTCTCCATCCAATGCTGATAATCTTTTAATTCATATTTATGAATGTCAGCAAAAGCGTTCATTCCTCCTTGCATTCCTTTCTTTATGTCATCATTTGGCAATCTTCCGTCTTTATCTTGTACCTCTAAAAGGTGATTAAAATAGGCGTCATCTGCGCTTTCATTTGTTTTTGAACAAAACAATACAACTGCTGATGCATTCGTTATTTTTGGTTCATTAAAATGAAAAAAACCTTGGGTTCCTTTTGTCATACGTGCTTTTCCTTCAGTTGTTTCAGCAACTATAAAGTGCCAAGGTTGCAGGTTTACACTTGAAGGACTCATTCGTAATAAATTTTTAACCTGTGCCATATCTGTTTCAGATATTTTTTTGGTAGTATCAAATTCTTTCGTGGTGTATCTCCAGTTTAATGTTTCTTGTAAATTCATTTTATTATTATTTTTTTATACTATCATTTTTATAGTGGCAAAAGTAAGTATAGTAATTAAAACTCACAAGAACGGTCATAAAGTATAGTAATGAATTTTTTATTTAAGTAGTTGTATGTTAATTAATTAACAGTTTAATTTTTTACTATAAAAAGTATAGTGGTGTGATTATATATTGCATACAAACTTTGCGCATTGTAAAAATACTAAAATGATAATTAGTAGGCGTTTAGTTAATGTAATCAAATAGCCTCCTTATACCTAGGCTTTACAAATTTGAGCCATTTGTCTAAGGTTTCCACGAAATACGGTACTTATGACAATTCAGAATTTCAAACGAGATGATGTGCAGGTAGGCGCGGGTTACATAAGTCAACTAATACAAGATTAACTATTTGATCAATTGAAATCTACCACTATTTTTAAAATTCTGTATCAGTAGTAAATTTTGTAAATTTGTGTAAACATATACTAGTCCAGCTACCACTTCTAAAATTTTGAACTATGCAATCTATAAACTTTACTGCCTACACAGAGAATTTAGAGCAAATAGAAGCAATTAAAGCTTTTATGAAAGCCTTGAAAATTAAATTTGAAGTTTCAAAAGAACAACCATATAATCCTGATTTTGTTGAAAAAATAGAAAAAAGCAAGCAAGAGTTTATAGAAGGTAAATCTACTCGTGTCAAAAAAGAAGATTTACAAAGTTTTTTAGGCTTATAATGAGTTACCACTTAGATTTCTCGAATCAAGCTAAAAGCGATATTGAATTCCATAAAAAATCAGGAAACAAAGCGGTCTTAAAAAAACTACTTATTTTATTGAACGACCTAATAGAGCATCCTTTTGAAGGAACAGGAAAACCTGAAGCTTTGAAACACAACTTAACAGGATGCTGGTCACGTTGAAGTAACCAAGAATACAGACTTGTTTATGAAGTCCTCGAAAATAACATATTGCTGTACTCTGCCAAAGGACATTATGGTTAATTCTCAAAAAACACTTTTACTTCTAATTCTTTAAATATTTGTATCATTTTACGTCTTTTTTTATAATTCAGGTAGATACAATTGTGCCATAACAAGTACAAAAAATAGTTACTAAGATTAGGTTACATATTACATGTTCCCAAGAAATACGATACTTATGACAATTCAGAATTTCAAACGAGATGATGTGTTGGTTTGTGCAGGTTAAAAGTATATTTTTCGAAATTGTGAATATCTATTCGAATTAGATTCTAGTTATTTAACCTATAAAATCTATCTTTGTTTTCCTTAAAAAAATAGAACAAGATGAGTGCAATGTGGTTTGAATGCAAGATAAAATATAGAAAAACAGATGAAAACGGTGGTCAAAAAGTCACATCAGAACCTTATTTGGTAGATGCACTTTCATACACCGAAGCAGAAAGAAGAATCAACGAAGAGATGGCTGCTTATGTAAGTGAAGAATTTAAAATCACCAACATCAAAGTGGCTAACTATGCCGAGATTCACCCGTTTGAAAACTCTGACCGTTGGTTTAAATCGAAAATCGCTATGATTGCTTTTGACGAAGAGTCTGGAAAAGAACGCAAAACCAATATGTATTTTCTAGTGCAAGCTAATGATGTGCGTGAGGCATATGATAACACCATGCACACGATGCAAAACACAATGGGTGAATTTGCCATCACAGCTATCAATGAATCACCAATTATGGACGTTTTCCCGTATTTTAGCGGTGAAGAGGACTCATTGGAGCAACTAGAAAAATTTAACACAACCAAAGCGTCAAAACCAGCTCCTGTTGAAGAAGAAGTAATTGACAATATGGAATTTGAAACTGAGATTTCTAGTAACTAGAAAATTCCAATCTTTGTAATACAACAAAACCCGATAGCTCAATACTATCGGGTTTTTTGATTAAACGAAAACCTGCAGCAGAAATTCACCTTAAACATTATTAAAGAGCACAGGTAACTTGCCATAAAATTTAGTTTTAAATAAACAGAATAACCATACAAAATATCAAAAATGATTTGTACTATTGCATTTTAAAATCTAAATAATCTCTTATGAAAAAAATTAAATTTGTAGCAGTACTAACGATCCTATTATCCTCATTTTTAATGACCTCATGTAGTACTGACGATACACCTAGCAACGACGGAACCTCAACGGATGGTTTTTGGCCATTGGCAGTGAACAATCAGTGGAATTTTAATGACAATGGAACAAGTACATCAACCATAAAAATAACTGGTACCACAAGTTTCTCTGGAACAACTTACTACCAACTACAGGAACCAAATCCTTATAATTTAGATTTTTGGGTAGTAAAAAAAGGAGCAACATACTACCTTAAAGTTGCAAAACTAACAATTACAGAAAATGGAACTACTATTACAATACCAAGCTACGAAGCACCCGTTTTAAAAGAAGATTTGGCAGTAAACACTAGTTCCTCTGGAACTGTGAATTTAAGCGTAACAGGAACAGCAGGTGGGCAAACAATCAACTTCCCTACTACAATTAAATATACCCTTACAACTCTAGAAAAAGGAGGTACGCTTACTATAAATGGAACAACTTATACAGATGTACTAAAATCTAGCCAAAAACAAGAGGAAACCATCAACGGACAAACTACGATTGCAGAAAGTACTACTTGGTACGCAAATAATGTTGGACCAATAAAATCAATTACAAAATCGGACGGTATTACAACTGAAAGTGTCATAATAAACTACATCTTAAATAACTAAAACAAAATATTAGACATAATAAGATATACAAATAAAGCAGCTAGCGTGACGTAGATGGACTTTAAACGCATTTATTACTTACTGCACAATAACATGTTCTGTCTACAAGCACAGCAGCAGCTTTTCAATCTTGATACGTAGTATAAAGCAAAAACCCTTTCAAAGAATTTCTCTGAAAGGGTTTTTTTTTATAGAATCTACTTAACTACAAATCAAATCCAATTTTTACGCCCAATTTACTAGCGATGATATTGGTAATTCGTTGTTTCAATTCAGGTATTTTGATTCCTTCGATAACTGCATTCGAAAAAGCATACATCAACAAAGCTTTAGCTTCTTTTTGTGGAATACCACGTTGTTGCATATAAAACAAAGCGGTTTCATCCAATTGTCCAACGGTACAACCGTGAGAACATTTCACATCATCTGCAAAAATTTCCAATTGCGGTTTTGCGTTGATCGTCGCTTTTTCACTCAACAAAATGTTGTTACTTTTTTGAAAAGCATTTGTTTTCTGCGCCTCTCTCTCTACATATACTTTTCCGTTGAAAACTCCGGTAGAGCGATCAGAGAAAATACCTTTGTAGTCTTGAAAACTTTCGCAATTTGGCTGCGCATGATTCACAAGTGTATAATGATCAACATGTTGTTTGTCACCAATAATCGTGATTCCGTTTAAGGTACTTGTCAAATTTTCACCAAAGTGATAAAAATTCAAGTTGTTACGAGTAATATTTCCACCAAACGAAAAAGTATGCACATATACATGACTCTCTTTTTGTTGTGAAACATACGTACTGTCTACCAAATTAGCTTCGGCAGCGTCATTCTGAATCTTATAGTAATCAACAATAGCACGCTTCTCTGCATAAATCTCAGTAACTGAATTGGTCAGTACAGGATTTTCGCTTAAACTCTGGTGACGTTCAATAATTTGCACATGAGCGTTTTCGCCCACAATTACAAGATTACGAGGTTGCACCATCAAAGCTGCTTCACTACCCGTTGAGAAATACATGATTTCGATAGGTTTGTCTGCTACTTTATTTTTTGGGATATTGATGTAAGCACCTTCATTTGCAAACGCAGTATTCAAAGAGGCTAAACTCTCGTCTTTACTTGCTATTTGATTGAAGTAGGTGTCTATAATTGCTTTATATTTTGGTTTGTTTAACGCCGATGACATCAAACAAACATCGATTCCTTCGTGGGTTGTAGAGGACAAGTTTGAGCTAAAAACACCATCAATAAATACCAATTTATAAGTATCCATTTCGTGCAAGAAGTATTTTTTTACTTCCTTGAATTCAACTGCTACGTCACTCTTTGGAAAAACCGTAAAGTCATTTTTTAAGATGGCATTTAGTGAGGTATATTTCCAAGCTTCCTCTTTTTTGGTTGGGAATCCTTTATTTTCAAAGTTCTTCATGGCCGAAGTTCTCACGTCATGCAATTGTGAATGCACATCAACACGTTCTTCAAACGCCATAAAAGACGATACTAATTTTTCTTTTAATTCCATTTTGTTTAGTTTACAGATTACAGTTTCAGTTAACAGTCTCTAGACTTGATACTGCGACTGATTACTGATTTTCTGCTTTAATCCAATCGTATCCTCTTTCTTCTAATTCTAAAGCTAGAGATGCATCTCCAGATTTTACAATTTTTCCGTTCAATAGAACATGAACGAAATCAGGAACGATATATTCTAATAATCTTTGGTAGTGCGTAATAACTACTACAGCGTTTTTCTCGCTTTTTAGCTTGTTTACACCATTAGCAACGATACGCAATGCATCGATATCCAATCCTGAATCAGTTTCATCAAGGATAGCCAATTTTGGCTCTAACATTGCCATTTGAAAAATCTCATTACGTTTTTTCTCTCCACCAGAAAATCCTTCGTTCAAAGAACGAGAAAGGAACTTACGGTCGATCTCCAATAATTCTGATTTCTCACGAATTAATTTCAACATATCGCTAGCAGCCATTTCTTCTTCTCCTTTTGCTTTACGAGTTTCGTTTATAGCGGCTCTCATAAAGTTGGTTACAGAAACTCCTGGAATCTCTACTGGATATTGAAAAGAAAGAAACACTCCTTTGTGTGCTCTTTCTTCTGGAGCTAATTCTTCCAAATCTTCTCCATCCAAAGAAACACTTCCTTCGGTAACTTCGTAGTTTTCATTTCCTGCAATAACCGCAGACAAAGTACTTTTTCCAGCACCGTTTGGTCCCATGATTGCGTGTACTTCTCCTGCTTTTACTTCAAGATTGATTCCTTTTAATATTTCTTTATCCCCAATTGAGGCGTGTAGATTCTTGATTGATAACATGATGTTTATTTTGTTTATTCGTAATGTCCTTTTAATGAAATGATACTTAATATATCTATGATATTTTCATCTATTATTTCGTAAATTATCCTATGTTCATTATCGATTCTTCTTGACCAATAACCCGCTAATCCATACTTTAAAGCTTCTGGTTTCCCAATTCCTTCGTAAGGATTAATTTGAATTGCTTTGATCAATTCTGAAATCTTCTTTATGATTATCTTATTCCCTGATTTTGACCAAAAATCTAAATCCTTTTTGGCTTTTTTAGAAAATACTACTTCCATAAAGCATCTAATTCCTCCATAGTCATTTTTATTCCTTTGCCGTCTCTGACTTCTTTTGCTGCTTCCAAAATCTCTTTTACAAACTCAGGATTATATGGTTTATCAATCTTTTCTTCGATTTCAAAACCAAGCGATTTAGCCAACGATTTCAACACTGGATAATCTTTTTTCTTAACATTTTTTAAAATGAGTTCCATACTGATTGTAATTTAAGATGATATTCAAATTTACAAAAATTATCCCACCGAACCTTCCAAAGAAATTTCCAATAATTTTTGTGCCTCAACAGCAAATTCCATTGGTAATTTATTCAAAACTTCTTTACTAAAACCGTTTACGATTAGAGCAATTGCTTTTTCAGTCGGTATTCCACGTTGGTTACAATAGAAAACTTGGTCTTCACCAATTTTACTAGTGGTTGCCTCGTGTTCTATTTTGGCTGTTGGATTTTTACTTTCGATATAAGGAAAAGTATGTGCTCCACAATTATTACCCATCAACAGTGAGTCACATTGTGAAAAGTTACGTGCATTGTCTGCATTTGGCGATATACGTACCAAACCTCTATAACTATTTTGTGATTTTCCGGCAGAGATACCTTTCGAAATAATGGTGGACTTGGTATTTTTACCCAAGTGCATCATTTTTGTTCCTGTATCTGCTTGTTGGAAATTATTGGTTACAGCGATCGAATAAAATTCTCCAACTGAATTATCTCCTTTTAAGATAACCGATGGATATTTCCATGTTACTGCCGAACCTGTTTCTACTTGTGTCCAAGAAATTTTTGCGTTTTTCTCGCAAATTCCTCTTTTCGTTACAAAATTGTAAACCCCACCTTTACCCTCTTTGTTTCCAGGAAACCAGTTTTGAACAGTAGAATATTTAATTTCAGCATCATCAAGGGCGATCAATTCAACAACTGCTGCGTGCAATTGATTTTCGTCACGACTTGGCGCTGTACAACCTTCTAGGTAAGACACATAACTACCAGCATCTGCTACAAGTAATGTTCTTTCAAATTGACCTGTACCGGCTTGGTTAATTCTAAAGTAAGTCGAAAGTTCCATTGGACATCTCACCCCTTTTGGAATATAACAGAAAGACCCGTCTGAGAAAACAGCCGAGTTCAAGGCAGCATAAAAGTTGTCTTTTTGCGGCACTACAGTTCCCAAATATTTACGAACCAATTCTGGATGCTCTTTGATAGCCTCAGAAATACTCATAAAAATGATTCCTTTTTCTCCCAATGTTTTCTTGAATGTCGTTGCAACCGATACGGAATCGACAACGATATCCATCGCTACATTGTTCATCATTTTTTGCTCATCGACAGAGATACCCAACTTTTTGTACATTTCCAAAAGTTCTGGATCTACATCGTCAAGTGTTTTGTTAGGATCAATTGTTTTTGGTGCCGAATAATACGAGATCGCTTGAAAATCTGGTTTTGTATAATGAACATTTGCCCATTCTGGCTCCACCATTTCTTCCCACGCTCTAAATGCTTCGATTCTCCAATCGGTCATCCATTGTGGCTCTTCCTTTTTTAACGAAATAGCACGAACAATGTCTTCATTTAAACCAATAGGAAACGTTTCCGATTCCAATTCGGTATAAAATCCATACTCGTATTCTTTGTTTTCTAATTCGACTTTTAAGTCGTCTTCGGTGTATTTTGACATTTGTATTGTATAGATTTAAAGACTTTGAAAGGTGTAAATCACCACTAGTCTTAAATTATTTTTTTATTCTAAAATTAAAAACAGATTGTTCTACAAAGAAAATGACTCTCCACAACCACAAGTTCTTGTCGCATTAGGATTATTGAATACAAATCCTTTTCCGTTTAAACCTCCTGAAAACTCCAAAATCGTCCCTGCCAAATACAAGAATGATTTCTTTTCAACAGCAATCGTGATATCATTATCTACAAATATCTTATCGTCATCTCCTTTTTTGTCATCAAATTTTAAATCATATGACAAACCGGAACAGCCACCACTCTTCACGCCTACTCTTACATAGTCTTTGGCAGCATCAAAACCATCGTCTTTCATTAAGTCGACAATTTTCTTTTTGGCTTCGTCTGAAACTTTTATCATTTGCTTATTTTTTAAGAACCAACTAGCAACTTTTACACCGCTATATTGATTTTGTCTAAATTAACTGCAAAGATAGTGTTTAAAAATCTTTTTTAACAACTGATAACATTTTTATAACTAATAAGAGAATAGAAATTATTTATCGAAAGCAAAACAAACAAGCTCTTTATTTATCGAAAATTAAAAAAGTCTAGCTCTACTATCTTATTAATTAGCAAACAGACAAAAATAGCGAAATCAAAATCTAGATTTTAACAGTCTAAAAAACTAACTATCAGTTTATCAACCAAGAAGCCACTACTACTTCTCTTATAATTATTCTGAAATATTATCGCCTTTTGTTTTTATTAACAAACTAAATAGTATATTTTTATCGCCGAATATTTTTACTTTAAATTATAACAGTCATCTATGGAAAACTTTTCGTACACGAAACAAAACTACGCCTTACAATTCAATGGTAAGGGTGGCGATTTTTTTGGCATTATTATGGTCAATTGGCTTTTGACAATTATCACACTTGGTTTTTATTACCCTTGGGCAAAAGCTAAAAAACTACAGTACCTCTACAAATCAACATCTTTAAACGAAGATAGCTTTGCTTTTCATGGTACCGGAAAAGAAATGTTTAAAGGTTTTATTAAAGCAATTGGGTTTTTCGTTATAACGATTACAGTAGTATCTGTTGCATTTTACTTTGCAGACATTTTGCACTTAATCCCTTTTACACTTTACCTTATATTAATAGCAGTTTTACCAATTGCCATTCATGGTTCGTATCGCTATAGAATGTCACGCAGTTCGTGGAGAGGTATCCGATTTGGATATAGAGGTGACCGCAAAGAGTTCACACTTTTATTTTTCAAATGGATTGGCTTAACCATTATCACTTTAGGATTTTATGGTCCATGGATGGCCATGCACATGAGAAATTATCTTTTAGGAAACGTTCGTTTTGGCGATGCCGAATTTAACTATGAAGGTGATGGGGGAGATTATTTCATATTAAACCTTAAAGGGTATTTGCTAACATTAGTCACGCTAGGTATATATATGTTCTGGTGGCAAAAAGATTTGTTTGACTATTATGTAGACAATTTGAGCATTCAAAAAGGGAAAGATTCTATCCAATTCAACTCAACAGCTACTGCAGGTGGGTTTTTCAAAATTATCATTACAAACTTACTATTGGTGATTTTTACTTTGGGTCTTGGTTATGCTTGGGCAGCAACGAGAACCATGAACTTCATTTTTAATAATATTGAAGCAGAAGGTGATATTGATTTGAATACCCTAATGCAAACCGAAGAAAATTATAAAGATGCAACTGGCGAAGACGTTAGTGATTTTTTAAATTTAGATACTATTATGTAAATCATGAGCAACAAAACAACTGCTGTATTCTATGATGGCAAAACGGCTATTCCTCAACAAATAGCCGTTTTGTTGCATAAAGCACATGCCACAATCGAATTCCAGACTATAGATCTTGAAACCATCAAATGGCAAATCAGAGACATTTCTTTTGACAAACGAACTGACAGCTTGTTCTTGGAACACGGAAAAGATACTTTGCAACAACTTAAAATTGAAGATTCAGTTTTTATTAAAGAACTTCAGTCGTACCGAAAAGACAACGGCCAAATTGGTTGGTACCAAAACCTACTCGATCTAGGAACCACTTCGCATGTTGTTGTTGCACTTTCGATCCTAGCCATCATTGCCTTGTGTTATGTATATGCGATTCCGTGGGTAGGTGAAAAATCGGTAGTGTTAATTCCTGAAGAATATGATGACAAATTGGGTAGCTCCGCTTTTCTAGAAAATGAATATTTTGTCTCTGTGGATGCTGCCAAAACCAAAACCTTGAATGAATTTGCAGCACAGCTACAACTGCAAAACACCAAAAAACTTAAATTTACCGTAGTAGATTCAGATGAAGTAAACGCTTTTGCATTGCCAGACGGAAACATTGTTGTCTTTACAGGAATTCTGAAAGAAATGAAGAACTATGACGAGTTAGTGGGTTTACTAGGTCATGAAGCTTCACATGTTAACAACCGACATTCGATGAAAATGCTTTGTCGATCGCTCTCTGGCTATTTATTTGTATCTATAATTTTGGGAGATGCCAATGGTGTCATGGCGGTTATTGGTGATAACGTCAATAGTTTACAATCTCTTTCGTTCTCAAGAGAATTTGAACGTCAAGCAGATGAAGATGGTTTTAAAATTTTGGTCAAAAACAAAATCAATCCACAAGGAATGGCTAATTTGTTTCAAAGATTGAAAAAAGATACATCCATCACAATTCCAGAATTTTTGAGTTCGCACCCAGTTACAGACGATCGAATTTCGACCATTACCAAAATGATAAAAGACGACTCTTTTTCGTTTACTGAGAATCCAAACCTAAAACGATTATTTGTAGAGCTAAAGCGTTAATTGTTAAAACACGCTCAAAGTTCACCCTTACCAACGGATAATATGTTTGAATTTTCATAAATTGCAATGTCAAAACACTTATTTCTGACTGTTTAAAAAATGAATAATCAATGAAACTATATCCAATAGAAACCGGAAATTTCAAACTTGATGGTGGCGCTATGTTTGGCGTAGTACCCAAAACAATTTGGAACAAAACCAATCCCGCAGACAACAATAACCTCATCGATATAGCAGCGCGCTGTTTATTGATCGAAGATGGTAATCGCCTAATTTTGATTGATACCGGAATGGGCGACAAGCAATCCGATAAATTTTTTGGCTATTATTCCCTTTGGGGATCCCATACCATGGACAAATCTTTGGCGAAATATGGTTTTGCAAGAGAAGACATTACCGATGTGTTTTTTACGCACCTACATTTTGATCATTCTGGTGGCGCTGTACAATGGAACAAAGATAAAACGGGCTACGAACCTGCTTTTAAAAATGCAAAATTCTGGAGCAACGAAGACCATTGGAAATGGGCTACTAAACCAAATCCAAGAGAGAAAGCCTCGTTTTTGTCTGAAAATATTTTGCCAATGCAGGAAAGTGGTCAGCTTCATTTTATAAACAAAGCCGACGGAGATTATGGTTTTGCTAGTGAAATGGACTTTTCGATTTTTTATGCAGACGGTCATACCGACAAACAAATGATCCCGATTATAAGTTACAATGGCAAAACAATTTGTTTCATGGCCGACTTACTTCCTACCGCAGGACACATCCCTATCCCGTATGTGATGGGTTATGACACGCGCCCGCTATTGACGATGCCCGAAAAGACAAAATTTCTAGAAGAAGCCGCCAACAATAATTACTATTTATTTTTGGAACACGATGCGCACAACGAAATCATTAGGGTGCAGCAAACTGAAAAAGGCGTTCGACTGAAAGATGTTTTTAAGAGCGAAGATATCTTTTAAACTTTCGATAAAAAAAATTTAACCAACTGCAAAACACCATTCTGAGCCTTGATTTGATAGTACTAAAATGAAGTTTGAAAGCCCACTCCTTTCCGATTCAACAGAAAAATGTGCTTTTAGGTGGCATATTTTCAATAAAAAGTACTAACATACTGTTAAGTCTGTGTATTGTTTAAAATAAATCTGTACTTTCGAATATTATTGTAAAATCTAATTTAACATTATGAATAGTTTCAAACCATTCTATATTTCTGCCTTTGCCATATTGGTGCTTAGCAGTTGTAGTACTCAAAAATCAGCATTTAACTTCAGCAAGTTTAGTCCAATAACTGCACCTTTAAATGTAACCAAAAAAGCAGCTTTAAAAGAAGCAGATCTTAAACGTTGGAGCCATCTTGACATTCAAAAAGACACCGTTCCTGGAATGAGTGTTGACAGAGTGTATGCTGAATTGCTAAAAGGCAAAATGGGCCAAAAAGTAATTGTCGGAATTATAGATTCTGGTGGAGACATCGAACACGAAGACTTGAAAGCCGTTGTGTGGACAAATCCTAAAG encodes the following:
- the sufD gene encoding Fe-S cluster assembly protein SufD gives rise to the protein MELKEKLVSSFMAFEERVDVHSQLHDVRTSAMKNFENKGFPTKKEEAWKYTSLNAILKNDFTVFPKSDVAVEFKEVKKYFLHEMDTYKLVFIDGVFSSNLSSTTHEGIDVCLMSSALNKPKYKAIIDTYFNQIASKDESLASLNTAFANEGAYINIPKNKVADKPIEIMYFSTGSEAALMVQPRNLVIVGENAHVQIIERHQSLSENPVLTNSVTEIYAEKRAIVDYYKIQNDAAEANLVDSTYVSQQKESHVYVHTFSFGGNITRNNLNFYHFGENLTSTLNGITIIGDKQHVDHYTLVNHAQPNCESFQDYKGIFSDRSTGVFNGKVYVEREAQKTNAFQKSNNILLSEKATINAKPQLEIFADDVKCSHGCTVGQLDETALFYMQQRGIPQKEAKALLMYAFSNAVIEGIKIPELKQRITNIIASKLGVKIGFDL
- the nfsB gene encoding oxygen-insensitive NAD(P)H nitroreductase → MNLQETLNWRYTTKEFDTTKKISETDMAQVKNLLRMSPSSVNLQPWHFIVAETTEGKARMTKGTQGFFHFNEPKITNASAVVLFCSKTNESADDAYFNHLLEVQDKDGRLPNDDIKKGMQGGMNAFADIHKYELKDYQHWMEKQVYLNIGNFLLGVATLGIDATPMEGIDIKALDEEFGLRAKGFTSLVAVSIGYRTASDFNSTEKTPKSRLPQSEIITVI
- a CDS encoding type II toxin-antitoxin system YoeB family toxin → MSYHLDFSNQAKSDIEFHKKSGNKAVLKKLLILLNDLIEHPFEGTGKPEALKHNLTGCWSR
- a CDS encoding DUF4494 domain-containing protein; protein product: MSAMWFECKIKYRKTDENGGQKVTSEPYLVDALSYTEAERRINEEMAAYVSEEFKITNIKVANYAEIHPFENSDRWFKSKIAMIAFDEESGKERKTNMYFLVQANDVREAYDNTMHTMQNTMGEFAITAINESPIMDVFPYFSGEEDSLEQLEKFNTTKASKPAPVEEEVIDNMEFETEISSN
- a CDS encoding DUF2683 family protein, which codes for MQSINFTAYTENLEQIEAIKAFMKALKIKFEVSKEQPYNPDFVEKIEKSKQEFIEGKSTRVKKEDLQSFLGL
- a CDS encoding zinc-binding alcohol dehydrogenase family protein, with the translated sequence MKAIGYKENLPVENVKSLQDVTVETPKATGRDILVEIKAISVNPADYKVRANMPADGDNWKIIGWDATGIVKEVGENVTLFQVGDEVMYAGDITRQGSYAEYQVVDERIVGKKPTSLSYAEAAALPLTSLTAYEMLFDRLEVAKDDANKSILVIGAAGGVGSILVQLAKKLTKLKIVGTASREETTDWLKELGADTVINHRNKLSEEFEKYKLAAPDYIVSLNATEQHAEEIVKVIKPQGKFGFIDDPKSFNIMPFKAKSVSTHWEFMFTRSMFQTEDMISQHNILNEIATLIDNGTIKTTLGENFGSINAENLRKAHAFLETGKAKGKIVLEGFNN
- a CDS encoding Txe/YoeB family addiction module toxin — translated: MEVVFSKKAKKDLDFWSKSGNKIIIKKISELIKAIQINPYEGIGKPEALKYGLAGYWSRRIDNEHRIIYEIIDENIIDILSIISLKGHYE
- the sufC gene encoding Fe-S cluster assembly ATPase SufC yields the protein MLSIKNLHASIGDKEILKGINLEVKAGEVHAIMGPNGAGKSTLSAVIAGNENYEVTEGSVSLDGEDLEELAPEERAHKGVFLSFQYPVEIPGVSVTNFMRAAINETRKAKGEEEMAASDMLKLIREKSELLEIDRKFLSRSLNEGFSGGEKKRNEIFQMAMLEPKLAILDETDSGLDIDALRIVANGVNKLKSEKNAVVVITHYQRLLEYIVPDFVHVLLNGKIVKSGDASLALELEERGYDWIKAENQ
- a CDS encoding DUF2683 family protein produces the protein MELILKNVKKKDYPVLKSLAKSLGFEIEEKIDKPYNPEFVKEILEAAKEVRDGKGIKMTMEELDALWK
- a CDS encoding cupin domain-containing protein — its product is MKVKIAIATAVLISAFSVQNTAAQVNTIDSVATSKVQHFNFDEMESETIGEGIKRKWFHGEKGQMTIFNLEKGAHIAWHKHPNEQITYIMSGKVKIKTIIDGKEQFVEVGVGEVIVFPENVPHEFWALEQTVDLDVHVPVREDWLSKEVPDYLNKAKSNK